The genomic window aatctaaaaatatattgtggattacaattcaatcttcccaataaaggaagagctaagtaccttcattgttacaatcaggggattacaatttagtcttcacaataaaggaaaaactaagtatcttcattgttacaatcaggagatagctaaatccagtcttcacataagaaaataattttatttgaataagaTGTTTTAAAGATGGTATAATAGCCTAATAGTTGATAGAATAACCTGGGGGATAACCATATAGCCTTAGGACTGATGGAGTAGACCAATAGCCCAAGAGCTGGTGGAGTAGTAGCTCTCCAGGTGTGGAGTAGTAGCTCCTCTGTGTGGATCAAGGTTTGCATATTCCTTGAGGGTCTGAGGACTTGTTGCTTTCCATTCCAGGGAAGTCTTCACCTTTTCTCAGAATAGTCCACCCCTGGGCATTTTGGGTATTACAGGTGTGGTGTTGGGTCTAACATAGCATAGGTGACTTTGAGGATACCagaaagggaataaggagcatgttCAGGTTTGGGGAATTCCCCTGGACTACCAGAGCTCTTAGTGCACGTGTCTCATGTTCCCCATATTGTCCcacttgtcatcatttgtcagtaTAGGAGAGGTACCAGAAGCTACTCTTCTGGAATGTCTTCCTTCAAGAGAACATAGGGAAGGGATAGATAGTACAGTAGATGACCACTGTAGGTAATTAATAATGTCTAAGGGTTCAGAACTAAGGTAAATACTAAACAATATGaacaattaataatataaaatagcaCAAAGCTGGTAACAGTACAGCCTAACAGTTCACAAAGCTGGTGCATAGAATAGTACAGAACTATTATGAGTGATTAGTAATACAGAATGGttatacattaataataatacaGATTTTGTAATTTAAGCTTGACATGCTGAAACTACAAATTTTGCAGTTTATGTTAATGTTAATGGGTGAGAAATAGTAGATTTCAGAGTATGAAGGTCCTGTTTCTATGTCTGATCCTCACTGCCCATTGTCCACCTCCGTCACTCccgttttccttctaatcttgacttcattggttctgtttgtgcaaaaccttttcaatttgatgtaatcaaatcaATGTAATCAAAGTTTTACCCACTTACATctcataatgctttctatctcatttggtcataaattcttcccttatccagagGTGAGAAATGTTAAACAAAACAACACACCTCATGTAATGCTGTTCTTCAAAGAGAGTTTAAGTTGTAATGTAATGggcttttaaaatttgaaaaagaggTGGTGGCTAAATTACTTGAGTGATACTGAAGTAGTAATGTTTTGTTACTTAGGATTAAGTGAGACTGATCATTGAGCAAAGTATTGAGATCTATCTGTCACCTCACCTCAGAGGTTACATGAACTTCAAAGACTCGGTATTCTGGTGAAACATAGAGTAAGACACTATGCTGAAAATCTTCAAGAGGTTGGCCTCAGCAAGAATCTCTGATTTCCATGTGTACTGTTTGACTGAGTGATCTCACCCAGGAAGTTGCTTTCCTCTTGAAAATTTGATAATTGAAGACTGCTAGGAATTTTGAGTGGGAAGGTAACTTGACATCAGATAGACAAATGAAGAATAAATGTGTATTTTGTACAAGAGAGCAGTCATTGCATGAATAATATTTGCCCAGCCGAACACCATATATAAATAGGTGCTTTATGGTGGTGTTTCTGTATGGAGAGTCTGAAGCAATAAGGGTTTAGTtaagaaagtatttattaaatattagctGGGCATTTATATTAATTTCCAAACCAGATAATTTGGAAGGATTGTTACATATTATCATACCTACTAGCTAATTCTGTCAATTCCGACAGGAGAGAAATCAAGATCTATAAAATTGCCTATTTTAGGATTTCAGGGAAAGTTGTTGAGGGAGTAGTGATGTAGAATTCTTAGAtgcttttcctgattcttttaATGCCTTGGTATGGTCAGTTTCCTTGGTcctctttccttatctataataaAGTAATGTTTACATTTAAAGGATTTCGAAATCCCCATGGGATGGGGGGAAGTCAACAACTAtcctgcattttttctttttaatttatttagcatttttaaaattaacttttttctcatcattttcctttttttagatttttcattATCAATCTTTCCAGTACCCAACCACGGCAGGCACATTCCGTGACAGAATTTCTTGGGTAGGGGATGTGTACCGAGGAGATGCATCTATTAGCATAAGCAACCCAACAATGAGGGACAATGGAACATTCAGCTGCTCTGTGAAGAATCCTCCAGATGTCCATCACAATATTCCCATGACAGAACTGGTAGTCACTGAAAGGGGTAAGAGAGTTGCAAAAAACTtttgctctttccactgaactgGTACCTGCTTTTCTGGATCACAGGTGGTTAGAAGTCTTTTTTGTGAATCCATTGAGCAATTGAGTAATTTTTGGTTaaaatcagtttctttttcttcagatCTATTTGCtggaatttgcattttaaatttataagcaGAATCACCCTTTCAGCTtcttttaatagcttttttttttaactgaacccACGATTTTGTCTGCGTGGGCCTATATATCTAGAGTAATTCTATCAATGCAGGTCTAGACCTACTCTGCTATATATAGacttagtgactttttttttttaaacccttaccttccgtcttggagtcaatactgtgtattggttccaaagcagaagagggtaagggctaggcaatggaggttaagtgacttgcccagggtcacacagctgggaagtagctgaggccatatttggacctaggacctctaggcctggctctcaatccattgagctacccggctgccccctAACTTAGTGACttctaagaggttaaatgatttgctcaggttcaggttcacacagctactgATGTGTCCTGTAGAAGCAGGAttagaattcatgtcttcctgaagCGAGGACTACTATCTACCCACCACATCATCCTACCTCACCCTCCTTTCAAATTGAAATGAACATAAGTTGTGGAATGGGACTGGCTTCATCTTTCATGACTGGATGTTTTTTGTGGTATGGTAAAGAGACCaatacctacctcctagggttctGAGGAAAGCACTCTGCAAACTTTACAGCATTATGTAAACAAGTAAATGCTGAAAAGATCTGTGATGAAGGAAAGGGTATGGCAAGCAGCTCTGACTTAGTAAGTCCtaaagatttgcccaaggtacAAGTTGGAATTAGTTTAGGTTAGTTGCCTTGAGTAGACTCACAtagctttctgactccaagctgcATCttctatataagtatataaatgttaactcttATCGGTTCTAGTCAGGCCAGCCTCCCCATTGTGTTCTTCCTGCCAAATAGTGTTCTTTGTCTTTGAAAAGAGGTAAAGTTTGCAACTGCTTTGAATGTGGAAGTCATTTTTTCTTAGTGGCAAGcaaggatttattttatttatttaatttggagaaaaaaagaacacaaaaagcaCTTGATAATATGAACCTGAATAGCTGAAGAAttgacacctttttttttttggtgagaaaagtgctttgtaaacctcaaagtgctatataaataataatattgctATGACCTTACTTTCCATTTGTTTTCATATTATGATCCATAGTGAATTTGAACTGTAATAACTAAATTAAACTCCTCTTCCTTAATATCCAtacagtttattaatatttacttgaactggagaaggcagtcagataaagagaaaggaaacctATTCTAACTAGCCATATTGGTGCTCTCCACATGGCTTCCTCAGCCACCTTCCTTCTGCCATGTGCCTGAGAGAATACAGAGAACCTCACTTCCTACATCCCCCACTTTATATTCTCCCTTTACTCCTGGATCAATTTCCTCACCATTTCCGGATCAAGTGCCCCATGACACATGCTGGAGCACAGGGATGCAGGTAAGGCCCCTGGAAGGGGATTCCCTTCACACAGAACCCAGTACAGGGTTGCTGTGTGCCTCCTTAAAGGAAAGTAAATTAAAGAACATTTTATGAATGACTAAAAAGCATTTAGTagtgtttactgtgtgccagacaatTTGCTAGGAATATAAATACGAAGGTGGCCAACCTTAGAACCttacatcttattttattttttaaaaaactagctgccttaaatgtattttattcttaAAGATGTACTTCCTTGTGGtccttttctcttgttttcttcccttttgctCAGGTTTTGCTATACAACTCTCATCTGCGGCACTGCTGTCCATTCTGGTCTTCATTCCTTCAGCTGTGGTGGTCACCCTGCTCTTGGTGAGAATGGGGAGGAAGTCTGCTGGGCTAAAGAAGAAGAGCAAATCTGGCTACAAAAAGTCATCTATAGAAGTTTCAGATGAGTAAGTTTTGGCTGGAGtcgagatccatttccttttattagtctttttttgGTGGGAAATACTCAGTAAATCATATCTGAAGCATCTCATTTCTTCCAGACTTTGTTCACTTCTGCTAGTCAAGCTTCATCTTAAAGCTTTTTTTATTCTGGTGCTGAGAGTATTGTTATAAAGCTTTTCTTGGAGATGGTTAAAAATGAAACGTATGTCTCCTGGTTTGGTTTTGTTCCCTTGGAAAATAGAATTTGAAGTGGTTAGGGTATTTCCTGAAGTGCAAGTGTGAcctttgacattcaaagcccttcatgatCTTATTCCTTCCTGCCTATCCAGTGTTCTTTCAACTTACTCCCAGCTACATACTCCTTGATACAATAACATTGGCCTCCAGGATGTTCCACAAGTAAAAGTATTATATCAAATTGTTCCTCATGCCAGGAATGTTTTTCCTCTTCACTCTGGTTGTTGACTTCCCTGCTTGTTTCCTTTAAGTTTCATCTTTAACAGGAAGCTTTTCTttctaacccctcttaattctagtgcatattctctgttaattatttcccatttatcctctACATAGTCTGCTTTGTTTGTATCTGTATGCTGCCTCACCTATTAGATGGTAaaactcctcgagggcagggactgtcttttgcctcttttgtattcccagtgtttagcCACATTATAGATGCttagactgaggcaaacaaagattaaaagactt from Monodelphis domestica isolate mMonDom1 chromosome 4, mMonDom1.pri, whole genome shotgun sequence includes these protein-coding regions:
- the MPZL3 gene encoding myelin protein zero-like protein 3, which produces MRPIGLAGGCCRAFSRLLSFLLFQGLYAVLSMEIKADAHVRGYIGESIKLKCTFRSSSPVSDKLTIDWTYRQPTSSRIEPIFHYQSFQYPTTAGTFRDRISWVGDVYRGDASISISNPTMRDNGTFSCSVKNPPDVHHNIPMTELVVTERGFAIQLSSAALLSILVFIPSAVVVTLLLVRMGRKSAGLKKKSKSGYKKSSIEVSDDTDQGEDEDCMRRFCTRCAECLDSDYEEAY